A genomic segment from Aquila chrysaetos chrysaetos chromosome 11, bAquChr1.4, whole genome shotgun sequence encodes:
- the LOC115348581 gene encoding uncharacterized protein LOC115348581, translated as MLFSSCPLWKTLFFISLAVLLADFTETGAFASPSECKSATIDDVNESLEKYSKCFHDMIEKSEKASINLLVWTLQGTLDLLRPVQEKFCKQLPPCPLPRAPRNGGLVCVTIGDTQYCKPMCNEGYDFQFLRRSRLYEVCGNTTGFSWTTQLVGGKALAVCNPSEMAISGAKSAYFPTNSTCLHTLAFTETQTEQLNIFLEELGEQGIDGSNRDKAADCILCGY; from the exons atgctgttcagCTCCTGCCCGCtctggaaaacactgttttttataAGTTTAGCAGTGCTTCTTGCAG ATTTTACTGAAACTGGAGCTTTTGCCAGTCCAAGTGAATGTAAAAGTGCAACCATAGATGATGTGAATGAAAGTCTTGAG aaatattcaaaatgctttcatgACATGATTGAGAAGAGTGAAAAAGCTTCAATCAATTTGCTTGTCTGGACACTGCAAGGAACACTTGATCTCCTGCGCCCTGTTCAAGAGAAAT TTTGCAAGCAGCTACCTCCATGCCCACTCCCACGAGCCCCTAGAAATGGCGGGCTGGTGTGTGTCACCATTGGTGATACTCAGTACTGCAAACCCATGTGCAATGAG GGCTATGACTTTCAGTTCCTCAGAAGAAGTAGACTGTATGAAGTATGTGGCAACACCACCGGGTTTTCCTGGACAACGCAGCTTGTTGGGGGAAAGGCACTCGCTGTTTGTAACC CCTCTGAGATGGCCATCAGTGGAGCTAAATCTGCCTATTTCCCCACAAACAGCACCTGTCTGCACACATTAGCCTTCACTGAAACTCAGACAGAGCAGCTAAACATCTTCCTCGAAGAGCTTGGTGAGCAAGGCATCGACGGCTCCAACCGTGACAAAGCAGCTGATTGTATCCTCTGTGGTTACTAG
- the LOC115348301 gene encoding pulmonary surfactant-associated protein A-like, whose protein sequence is MLSPELFHKILGVAFSLLLYCAQGSDLLVDSEMEGVICQIEHRISRLERVLHFLKMITASGGKIFATSEKKADFHTTLTKCKEAGGSIATPRNPDENDAILYFVKTFNTYAYLGLKECLIPSRFQFLGSTQLSYTNWHLNEPSGKGEEECVEMYTDGTWNDKSCNKNRLIVCQF, encoded by the exons ATGCTGTCTCCAGAGTTGTTCCACAAAATCTTAGGAgtagctttttctctgctgctgtacTGTGCTCAAG GTTCAGATCTGCTGGTTGATAGTGAAATGGAAGGTGTTATCTGTCAAATAGAACATCGGATTTCCAGACTTGAAAGAG TCCTCCACTTCCTAAAGATGATAACAGCATCTGGcggaaaaatatttgctaccAGTGAGAAAAAAGCTGATTTCCATACTACACTGACAAAATGCAAAGAGGCTGGAGGGTCTATTGCCACTCCAAGGAACCCAGATGAGAATGATGCCATTCTGTACTTTGTGAAAACTTTTAATACCTATGCCTACCTGGGGTTAAAGGAATGTCTAATTCCAAGCAGATTCCAGTTCCTGGGCAGTACACAGCTGAGCTATACTAACTGGCATTTAAATGAACCTTCTGGCAAAGGGGAAGAGGAATGTGTGGAGATGTACACTGATGGCACTTGGAATGACAAAAGCTGCAACAAGAATCGCCTTATTGTCTGTCAGTTCTAG